The nucleotide sequence ACTAATTTCATACAGTCTAATCAGCAATATGGCTGTGGCCATTTTATCGCCGATTATTTTTTCGTTCATGGGAATACATGCCGACATCTCTTTCTTCGACGCTTTCCTGACTATATGCAGTAAAGTGTTACCACTGCTTATCCTACCCTTAGGAGTGGCAATCCTCTTACGACAATGCCTACCCAAAATCCACACGGTACTGAATAAGCGGCAATCTCTATCGTTTTACATGTGGGCAGTTTCGCTTTTTCTTGTAGTGGGCAAAGCGGTCACATTCATCATCGGACAAGGGAGGGAAGCTATACCTCTCGAAATCGCTATCGCCCTCCTCTCTTTGATCGTTTGTATAGGACAATTTTATATAGGGCGAAAATTAGGTGGACGATACGGCGATAAAATTTCAGGAGCGCAAGGATTGGGACAGAAAAACACCGTGCTTGCCATTTGGCTGGCACTCACTTATTTGTCGCCTATCACATCGATAGGCCCGGCATCATATATCATCTGGCAGAACAGCATCAATAGCTATCAACTTTACTTGAAAGAAAAGCAGACAATGAAAGGCTCTTAGAAACTGTTTTCATTTTTTCAAATCGAATCTTTTCCGGTCGAACGACCTCAAAACTATTCCAAATTCAAACATAAAAAGCTAATTTTCCTCTTCCTCCTCATTCACCGCCGGAAGATTCTTTTTCGCTTTCACCCCCATGACTTTAAGTTTCTCTACACGTCCTATCAGATTTCCGTTGCCGGTTTTCAGTTTCTTCATGGCATCGGTATAAGCCATAGCCGTCGTATTCAACGATTTACCAATCTTCTCCATATCATCGACAAAACCGGCGAACTTATCGTACAATTTTCCGCCCTCCTCGGCTATATCGATTGCATTGCGGGTCTGCTTGTCCCGTTGCCACAAATCGGCTACGAGTTTCAGTGCGGCAATCAAATTTGTCGGGCTCAACAAAAGCACCTTCTTTTCATAGGCATATTGCCACAAAGCGTGATCGGCCTGCATTGCAGCCAGATAGGCAGCCTCGTTGGGAATAAACATCATTACATGATCGCCTTTCCCGACATAATCTTGATAGCTCTTCCCGGCCAGCTCGTCTATATGTTTCCTCACCGATACCAAATGCTGCTTCAATGCCAATCGAGCTTCGTCGGCATCTTCCGCATTGACGTAATTGACATAAGCCGTGAGAGATACTTTCGAGTCGATCACCATTTGATGATTTTCTCCACCGGGATAACGGATAATGACATCAGGACGCATCTTCCGCCCATCGGAGCCCTGTATGGTATGCCCCTCTTCGTCTCGCAAAGTTTCCTGTCTGAAATATTCCCGATCTTTTTCAAGTCCCGATTTTTCGAGAATACTTTCCAATATCATCTCCCCCCAGTCACCCTGTATTTTGGAATCTCCACGCAGAGCATGAGTCAGCTGTTTTGCCTCCTCACCTATGGATTCGCTTCTCTCTACCAGTTCTTTAATCTGTTCTTTCAACGAAAACCGTTCGCGAGCCTCATTATTATAAGTTTCTTCCACGGTCTTTTTAAATCCCTCCAAACGCTCTTTCAAGGGATTGAGTATTTCGGCGAGACGTTCGTGGTTCATCTCGGAAAAACTCTTCGATTTCTCCTGCAATATCTCGTTAGCCAGTACCTTGAACTCGTTGTTCATCTCTTGCCGGATACGTTGGACTTCCTGCTTTTGAACTTCCATATTTTCGGAAAGCATTTGATTACGAGCTTGTAAATCGCCTTTCTCACGATTGAGTTTCTCTCGCTCCCGATTAGCAAAATCGAGTTGTGCCTGTACCTCGGCCAACCGCGCCGTACAGCTTTTCACCTGCGCCTCCAACACACCGTTGCGTACCTTCAAGTCAGCCGCCTCGCTTTCGCGTACCGCCAGCGACTGCTGCCACCCTTTACGACTCGAATTATACACGACAAAAAATACCACGGTAGCAACCAAAGCCACCAATATACCAACCCCTACTGCTATCATAATGATCTAATCTATATTCAACACCTCAAAAAATCGTTGTGCAATCTGCTCGAACCCGTTATTACCCGGATGAGAAGCGATATCCTTATCGGTAGTTATCGTTTCATATCCTTGCCAAGTCAATGTTTTAGCCTCGGCATTATCGCTATAACTTTCCGTTTGCACAATGGCTTTGTATTTCTTTCCACCGACATTAAAATCTATTTGTAACCGATTATCCGACAACACGGTATAACGAGTATAATTCAAGGACTGAGAGGTCGGGTCCACACGGGTGATAACCGTACCTATCAAACTGCGATTACCGGCTTTGTTAATGCCGTCTATCGCTACGAGGGTCACGGCATATTGTTTACACGCATTTTTTACAGACTTGATGACACTATTCGATACATACCAGCCATAAATCCACACGATACGAGCCCGAGGCGCATAGGCTTTTATGGTTGCTATCAGCTCTTTTGCCCCTTGCTCGAAGGCCTCTCTTTTTCTCGATGTATTTACATTATCGCCAATCTGTATAACGACCAAATCCAAATCGTCCCTCAACACGGGGCACAATCTATTATCCAACCAATTCATCTGTTGAGCCCGGTTTTCAC is from Barnesiella intestinihominis YIT 11860 and encodes:
- a CDS encoding bile acid:sodium symporter family protein yields the protein MTQKAKTYMLPVAMATGSLAGYLLPDLTARWATLLAPILIFAMLLVTYCKISPNDLHIKPLHGWLLAVQIIGGLTIFGALYFWDPIIAEGTFICLFCPTATAAPVITGMLGGNVPTLISYSLISNMAVAILSPIIFSFMGIHADISFFDAFLTICSKVLPLLILPLGVAILLRQCLPKIHTVLNKRQSLSFYMWAVSLFLVVGKAVTFIIGQGREAIPLEIAIALLSLIVCIGQFYIGRKLGGRYGDKISGAQGLGQKNTVLAIWLALTYLSPITSIGPASYIIWQNSINSYQLYLKEKQTMKGS
- the rmuC gene encoding DNA recombination protein RmuC, with product MIAVGVGILVALVATVVFFVVYNSSRKGWQQSLAVRESEAADLKVRNGVLEAQVKSCTARLAEVQAQLDFANREREKLNREKGDLQARNQMLSENMEVQKQEVQRIRQEMNNEFKVLANEILQEKSKSFSEMNHERLAEILNPLKERLEGFKKTVEETYNNEARERFSLKEQIKELVERSESIGEEAKQLTHALRGDSKIQGDWGEMILESILEKSGLEKDREYFRQETLRDEEGHTIQGSDGRKMRPDVIIRYPGGENHQMVIDSKVSLTAYVNYVNAEDADEARLALKQHLVSVRKHIDELAGKSYQDYVGKGDHVMMFIPNEAAYLAAMQADHALWQYAYEKKVLLLSPTNLIAALKLVADLWQRDKQTRNAIDIAEEGGKLYDKFAGFVDDMEKIGKSLNTTAMAYTDAMKKLKTGNGNLIGRVEKLKVMGVKAKKNLPAVNEEEEEN